From the genome of Cryptococcus tetragattii IND107 chromosome 6, whole genome shotgun sequence, one region includes:
- a CDS encoding mitochondrial 54S ribosomal protein bL21m — protein sequence MPRPSISTALARLSIRSLQTSAPLPPPTTSLPPSSSTSPIPNLPPLLPSTASSSLPSSTSDALSLIKSQSTPSTGRYILARLHARTYLLHPRDILTLPTLKPLQAPGSTLSLTKILEVGSREYSLRSPAAQAKELKKGLTWKEKKTVEFATIPPEVVRCELTVLEHTKSPMERLLKKKRRKGYKKTIEHKQGWTRLRVGDILLGEGNMVKPEGIQI from the coding sequence CCCTCGCGAGGCTCTCCATCCGCTCCCTCCAAACTTCGGCGCCCCTCCCACCGCCTACAACTAgcctccctccttcctcctctaccAGCCCCATCCCTAACCTTCCGCCCCTCTTACCCTCCACcgcctcatcctctctcccttcatccacctccGACGCTCTTTCTCTTATCAAATCACAATCTACCCCTTCCACAGGGCGATATATTCTTGCCAGGTTGCATGCTCGAACctacctcctccacccccgTGATATCCTCACCTTGCCTACCCTCAAGCCTCTTCAGGCTCCAGGGTCCACTTTATCCCTCACGAAAATTCTTGAAGTTGGTTCTAGAGAGTACTCTCTCCGATCTCCTGCTGCTCAAGCAAAGGAGCTTAAGAAGGGCTTGacatggaaagagaagaagactgtcGAATTTGCTACCATACCCCCTGAGGTTGTCAGATGCGAGTTGACCGTTTTGGAGCACACAAAAAGCCCCATGGAgaggttgttgaagaagaagaggagaaagggtTACAAGAAGACTATTGAGCACAAGCAAGGTTGGACGAGACTGAGGGTCGGAGACATCTTATTGGGTGAAGGGAATATGGTAAAGCCCGAGGGAATCCAAATCTAG
- a CDS encoding mitochondrial 37S ribosomal protein uS5m — protein MAPALARPLRSLNPAARHLARCASTATPQSSSTPPPPSDPQSSQHTPLPRPAFSVPYTPVPRLPGFPNSFKSPSHKHYNYPTPLFNSPPTEKMPDTLAEQSQAKKETKLAAVSGLSREELRNLCRFTVRSTKVQHMTKKGKMASQQAYVVVGHPEKGLVGLGRGRGHSHAAAQDDGFQKAVLNMDYVNRYEERTLWGEGKDLRGKWGAAKVHLRARPPGFGLMVPPMIHRVFTACGIKDASAMIVGSRNRPDVLKATIQVLHGGGNPSGFGTGIFGKKGPRENKGRGMRSKDEIERERGRYGVDVGRRI, from the exons ATGGCCCCTGCCCTCGCACGCCCCCTACGCTCCCTCAACCCAGCCGCCCGCCATCTCGCAAGATGTGCATCTACGGCAACTCCTCAGAGCTCATCGacacctcctcccccgTCCGATCCCCAGTCTTCTCAACACActcccctcccccgcccGGCTTTCTCAGTCCCTTACACCCCTGTCCCCCGTTTACCAGGATTCCCCAACTCATTTAAATCACCATCTCACAAGCACTATAACTATCCCACGCCTCTTTTCAACAGCCCACCTACTGAGAAGATGCCGGACACTCTTGCAGAGCAAAGTCaggcaaagaaagaaacaaaacTCGCCGCTGTCTCGGGACTCTCGAGGGAAGAGCTTAGGAACCTGTGCAGATTCACTGTGAGATCGACCAAAGTACAGCATATgacaaagaagggaaagat GGCTTCGCAACAAGCGTatgttgttgttggtcATCCTGAAAAGGGTCTCGTGGGTCTTGGTCGTGGTCGAGGACATAGTCACGCTGCGGCTCAGGATGATGGATTCCAAAAGG CTGTACTTAACATGGACTACGTGAACCGATATGAAGAACGAACTCTTTGGGGCGAAGGAAAGGACTTACGAGGCAAATGGGGAGCTGCCAAGGTCCACTTGCGTGCTCGACCTCCAG GATTCGGCCTTATGGTCCCTCCTATGATCCATCGAGTCTTCACTGCTTGCGGTATCAAAGATGCGAGTGCAATGATTGTCGGTTCCAGAAATCGACCAGACGTGCTCAAGGCGACCATTCAAGTCTTGCATGGTGGC GGAAATCCTTCTGGCTTCGGTACAGGTATTTTCGGGAAAAAAGGTCCCCGAGAAAACAAGGGTCGGGGAATGAGGAGCAAGGACGAGATTGAGCGCGAACGAGGGAGGTATGGAGTGGATGTCGGCAGGAGGATCTAA
- a CDS encoding ribosomal protein P2, with translation MKLIAAYLLLQQGGNASPSAADIKALLETVGVEAEEDRLSKLISELEGKDINELIAEGSSKLASVPSGGAAPAAAAGGAAAGGAAEAAPAEEKKEEAKEESDDDMGFGLFD, from the exons ATGAAGCTCATCGCCGCttacctcctcctccaacaGGGTGGCAACGCCTCCCCCTCTGCTGCCGACATCAAGGCTCTCCTCGAGACCGTTGGTGttgaggctgaggaggaCAGGCTCTCCAAGCTCATCTCCGAGCTCGAGGGCAAGGACATCAACGAG CTCATCGCTGAGGGTTCTTCCAAGCTCGCTTCCGTCCCCTCTGGTGGTGCCGCTCCCGCCGCCGCTGCTGGTGGCGCCGCTGCCGGTGGTGCCGCTGAGGCTGCCCCTgctgaggagaagaaggaggaggccAAGGAGGAGTCTGACGACGACATG GGCTTCGGTCTCTTCGACTAA
- a CDS encoding N-acetyl-gamma-glutamyl-phosphate reductase, whose product MLRRSHIPRAVFNISRVPASRAFTKPSLPLSASSQLTKKDSNNVLFEFDAHKVGNEIRKRGLVNLLGVQREGGMDRDTIIRLLYSLGSRHEVERYLRIFTQSSKASPGGVLPEAKFAVLKIGGAILTNELEDLALSLSFLNRLGLFPVVLHGAGPQLNEILESEGVVPDYEDGIRITDAKTLAVARRVFLQENLKLTTALERLGTRARPIPTGVFTADYLDKSKYGLVGKITRVDKAPIEAAIKAGCLPILTSLAENAEGQILNVNADVAAGELARVLEPMKIVYLNEKGGLFHGVTGKKISTINLDEEYDALMKESWVKFGTKLKIREIKELLDTLPRTSSVAIISTDMLQKELFTDAGAGTLIRRGYKLYKQPSVEAVGSTQLRQVFTERDPEVESGRKSVAEIFSELKNSPHTIYGDEPFDVVAVVSHPPGETPVMTKFLPSRNGILNKIVDNVFDAIKKDHKRLFWTAKADDENRAWHFERADGSFTRAGRSLFWYGVSDVKEVERIIEGFEENGRIERVFLPVGPSIPPHRRAAPAAAPGATPAGARAFSTSVRPSLTGTSNTSTRGYATAVDAAPRKRVALIGARGYTGQNLISLIDNHPHLDLTHVSSRELAGLPLKDYKKSAVNYSNLSVEDVGKMAEANEVDAWVMALPNGVCKPFVDAIDKASKKGGKSVIVDLSADYRFENDWTYGLPELYGRDLVKQATRVSNPGCYATNSQLLLAPLMPHLDKMQMPSIFGVSGFSGAGTKSGEKDAEGRPKTVPKISAEDLKGGIRPYSLTDHIHEREASRHLSSLIPSSTNPFSLAFIPNVAPWFSGIISVLTAPLDKSMRASEIIELYEEKYGKEPLVQIQKTVPDVTEVMGKHGWRVGGVQVHSSGKRVVVVGALDNLLKGAATQAMQNLNLALGYEELAGVPTDKF is encoded by the exons ATGCTCCGACGTTCCCATATCCCTCGTGCAGTCTTCAATATCAGCAGGGTACCCGCATCCCGTGCTTTTACAAAgccctctctccctctctccgcctcctctCAGCTCACTAAGAAGGACTCCAACAACGTCCTCTTCGAGTTCGACGCCCACAAGGTCGGCAATGAGATCCGAAAAAGGGGCTTAGTCAATCTTTTGGGTGTCCAGAGGGAAGGCGGTATGGACCGC GACACTATCATCCGTCTTCTTTACTCCCTTGGATCACGGCATGAAGTTGAACGATACCTTCGTATCTTCACCCAGTCCTCCAAGGCCTCTCCTGGAGGTGTGCTTCCCGAGGCCAAGTTTGCTGTCCTCAA GATCGGAGGCGCCATCCTTACCAACGAGCTCGAAGACCTtgccctctctctctctttcctcaacaGGCTTGGTTTGTTCCCTGTAGTTCTCCACGGTGCCGGTCCTCAGCT CAACGAGATTCTTGAGTCTGAGGGTGTTGTCCCCGACTACGAGGACGGTATCCGTATCACCGATGCAAAGACTCTCGCTGTCGCTCGT CGAGTTTTCCTGCAAGAGAACCTCAAGCTCACTACCGCCCTTGAGCGTCTCGGTACCCGTGCTCGACCCATCCCTACCGGAGTTTTCACCGCCGACTACCTCGATAAGTCCAAATATGGTCTTGTCGGCAAGATTACCCGTGTCGACAAGGCGCCCATCGAGGCTGCCATCAAGGCAGGATGCCTGCCTATCTTGACCAGTTTGGCTGAGAACGCTGAAGGTCAGATTTTGAACGTCAACGCCGACGTTGCCGCCGGTGAGCTCGCCCGAGTTCTCGAG CCTATGAAGATTGTCTACCTCAACGAGAAGGGTGGTCTCTTCCACGGTGTTACTGGCAAGAAGATTTCCACCATCAACCTCGACGAAGAGTACGATGCCCTCATGAAGGAATCTTGGGTCAAGTTTGGCACCAAGCTCAAGATCCGAGAAATCAAGGAGCTCCTCGACACTCTTCCCCGCACTTCTTCTgttgccatcatctctaCCGACATGCTCCAAAAGGAGCTCTTCACCGATGCCGGTGCGGGCACCTTGATCCGACGAGGTTACAAGCTTTACAAGCAACCCTCGGTCGAGGCTGTTGGAAGCACTCAGCTCCGACAAGTCTTTACGGAACGTGACCCTGAAGTCGAATCTGGCCGCAAATCTGTTGCCGAGATCTTCTCCGAGCTCAAGAACAGCCCTCACACCATTTACGGTGACGAGCCTTTCGACGTTGTTGCCGTCGTCTCCCACCCCCCAGGCGAGACTCCTGTGATGACTAagttccttccctcccgtAACGGTATCCTCAACAAGATCGTCGACAACGTCTTTGATGCGATCAAGAAGGACCACAAGCGTCTCTTCTGGACTGCCAAGGCCGACGACGAGAACCGTGCCTGGCACTTTGAGCGAGCGGACGGCAGCTTTACTCGAGCGGGCAGGAGCTTGTTCTGGTATGGTGTTTCCGATGTgaaggaagttgagaggATCATTGAGGGTTTTGAGGAGAATGGCAGGATTGAGAGGGTTTTCTTGCCTGTTGGCCCTAGCATCCCCCCTCACAGGCGAGCCGCTCCCGCCGCTGCCCCCGGTGCTACCCCTGCTGGAGCCCGTGCCTTCTCTACATCTGTCCGTCCTTCTCTCACCGGTACTTCCAACACCAGCACTAGGGGCTACGCCACCGCCGTTGACGCTGCTCCTCGTAAGCGAGTTGCCCTTATCGGTGCCCGAGGCTACACTGGTCAGAACCTCATTTCTTTGATCGACAACCACCCCCACCTCGATCTCACTCATGTCTCTTCTCGTGAGCTTGCCGGTCTCCCTCTCAAGGACTACAAGAAATCTGCCGTCAACTACTCCAACCTTTCTGTTGAGGATGTGGGAAAGATGGCCGAGGCAAACGAGGTCGACGCTTGGGTAATGGCTCTTCCCAACGGTGTCTGCAAACCCTTTGTGGACGCCATTGACAAGGCCTcaaagaagggtggaaagagtgTGATTGTGGACCTCAGTGCGGACTACAGGTTTGAGAACGACTGGACCTATGGCTTGCCGG AGCTCTACGGCCGAGACCTTGTCAAGCAAGCCACTCGAGTTTCCAACCCTGGATGCTACGCTACCAACTCCCAGCTTTTGCTTGCTCCTTTGATGCCCCACCTTGACAAGATGCAGATGCCCTCTATCTTTGGTGTTTCCGGCTTCTCCGGTGCTGGTACCAAGAGtggtgagaaggatgcCGAGGGCAGGCCCAAGACTGTTCCCAAAATT TCGGCTGAGGACCTCAAGGGCGGCATCCGTCCGTACTCTCTTACAGACCACATTCACGAGCGTGAAGCCTCCCgacatctttcttccctcatcccttcctctacaaaccccttctctctcgcCTTCATTCCCAACGTCGCCCCTTGGTTCTCTGGTATCATCTCTGTCCTCACTGCTCCTCTGGACAAGAGCATGCGCGCGTCCGAAATCATCGAGTTGTACGAAGAAAAGTACGGCAAGGAACCTCTAGTCCAGATCCAGAAGACTGTGCCTGATGTGACCGAGGTCATGGGCAAGCACGGCTGGAGGGTTGGTGGTGTCCAGGTTCACAGCTCAGGCAAGAgggttgttgttgtt GGCGCTTTGGACAACCTTCTCAAGGGTGCTGCCACTCAGGCCATGCAG AACCTCAATCTTGCCCTCGGCTATGAGGAGCTTGCCGGTGTTCCCACCGACAAGTTTTAA